The segment AGAACATTTTGCGCGATCGCACTTGGCGACAATTCTCCTAGCGCTGCCAACGTACTCATTGTTTGGTGATAGAGCAAGCTGAATGGATACTGCATTTCCCGTGCAGGTTCAATCCATTTTTCCTCAATGTAAAGTTGAATAATCGCGATCGCTTGCAACAACTGCCAAGGAATCTGCTCAGGTAAAATTTCCTCGCCGGTCGGCTTGTCTTCTGCACAGACAAATCGCATCTCGGCGGTATCGCCTCTTCGCCCTGATCGACCCAAGCGTTGCAGAAAGCTAGCAACCGAAGCAGGTGCTTCAAGTTGCAAAACGCGATCGAGATGTCCTAAATCGATTCCCATTTCAAACGTCACGGTTGCTGCCGTCACTGCGAGCTTCTCCCCATCCCGCATGGCTTCTTCAGCCGTCTCTCGCAATGCTGCCGAGATACTGCCGTGATGAACGTGATAAATATCCGGTGCGCCTTTCGCCTGGGCAATTTCTCGCAATGCCGCGATCGCTTCTTCGGTTGCAGTCCGCCCATTCGCAAAAATCAGGCTCTTGCGTCCTTCTGTCTGTTGAAACAAATACAAATGATACGGATTAAAGACGCGATCGCGGGTATCTCCTTTTGCCCGGACAACTAAACCCGGATCATAGAAATGTTCGATCGACAACTGAATTTTTCTCGCGGCTCCTTCAATTTTTGGGGTGGTGACAGATGGAGAAGTGTCTGCCCGCAGCCACGCTTCTGCTAAAGAATAATCGCCCAGAGTTGCAGACAGTCCAATTCGACGCGGTTGGTTACCTGTCAGCTTCGCAAGGCGCGAAAGTTGACACAAGATTTGGCAACCGCGATCGCTGCCAATAAATGCGTGAACTTCGTCAATAATCACAAACCGAAGGTCGCCAAATATACGATCGATGTCAGAACTTTTATTGATCAGCAAACTCTCCAAGGATTCAGGCGTAATTTGCAGAATGCCACGCGGATTTGCAAGTAGCTTTTTCTTCCGGCTTTGAGACACATCTCCATGCCATGCCCACACAGGTAAATCCGCGAACCGTAAGAGATCCGTTAATCGATCGAACTGATCATTGATCAAAGCTTTAATCGGACTAATGTAAATTGCACCAACGCTGCGAGATGGATTTTCATGCAGTAACGTCAACGCTGGAAGAAATGCAGCCTCAGTTTTCCCGGATGCTGTACCTGCGGCGATCAGAAGATGCTGATCGGTATCGAATAAAACTCGACATGCTTCTGCTTGAATTGGGCGTAAACTGCTCCAACCTTGTGCGTAAATATACTCCTGAATGAAAGGCGCTAGCCGATAATACGGGTCTTGCATGCTCGATTCCCTCAACACACTACTGAGCCTACTGCACAGCCTACTTTAGCGCCGAATTTCGCCTTTAAGACCTTGATTTTGCATCTTTGTATCCTAACCCTGTGCCAATCTATTATCTGTCTCCCGATTGGTTGAGCCATTTACACATCCTTCGGTACGGTTCGCTTAGTCTGCCGCTTTCCAATTCATGCGGACATTGCTCGACCTCTAGATGTCAGCTGTGTGAATCATCCAGGTGCGTCCTGAATACGAAAGAAGATTTAGCCCCTCTAGCAAATTTCGGAGATCTAACGTGAGCAAACGGAAACAGATTGCTGCTTTTGGTATAGCTGCTGCTGTCTTAGCAGGGTATGCGGTTCCAACGATCGCTGAATCGGTGAAGAAGCCTTCTAACACTGAGTCTGCAACTCCTACGGTAAACCAGACCAGCACGCCTTCAATGACTCCGATCGCAAAGCCGGAAATGCCTTCGATGCCGTCAATCAGTACCACTCCTGCTAATCCAGGTTCAACCCCAGTTATGCCGACCTCGGCTCCTTCGACGATGACTCCTGCATCGACTCCGACCTCCATGCCAACGATGCCAACAACAGAGAAGCCATCTGAGAGTAAGCCGACGCTACCCACAGTCGAGAAGCCTGCTGAATCTGCAACCCCCGCGACCACACCTGTCAGCCCAACTTCAATTCCCTCGACTCCTGGCGCAACGACAACGCCTTCGACTCCGGATACAACAACGCCTGCTCCTGATTCATCGACAACGCCTGCTTCTCCAACAAGCGCTCCGATGACTCCGAGTACGCCTTCGACCACACCGGAATCGACAACTACACCGGATACTACGGTTCCCACTATCCCTTCGACCACACCGGATACCACGGTTCCCACTACCCCTTCGACCACACCGGAATCGACAACTACGCCTACTCAGCCAACTGCTCCGGCTGAACAGTCTTCAACTCCTAGCACGCAACCCATGGCAACGACAACTGTGCTAGAAAGCGAAACGATCACGGGTGTGCAGCAAGTGACTTTACCTGAGAGTGCTAACACAGCAGCGAAGTTTACCTTACCGATCCAAATTGCTGTTGTTCAGGAAGCGAGTGTTACTAGCGATACCCCGATTACTGATAAAATGGCGAAAGATTTGCCAGCTTGGGGCGCAGCCGTGAGTGCTTGCCTGAAAGATAAGCCTGCATTCGTGCGTGTGGTTGATGATCAGACTGCACCGTTTATGGTGGGTGGGTCAGAAGGTAAGATTCGCTTGAATGCGAACAATAAGCCTATCTGTGCTAGCTAGTACAATTTTCGGATTTTAGAGTTTGGCGTGTTCAGTCAATCTGTTCACTTTGAAAGCTGACTCGGTATTCATTTGTCTCCGCTAAGACGTTTTGAGGTTCTACTTGATCAGTAGAACCTCATTTCAGTTTGAAATCAGGGTGCAATCCATCTAAGGCTTGGAAACGTTGAACTTTAGAGGTTGTGAATTGCAACAGGTTCGATCGTATCCGCAGGCGTATAGCCAAATACTCGCGAATAGAAGTAAAACTCGCCATCTAATGCGCGTTTGATATTCTCTGCTTTGCGGAATCCATGTTGTTCTCCTTCAAATAGAACATACGCA is part of the Leptolyngbya boryana PCC 6306 genome and harbors:
- a CDS encoding DEAD/DEAH box helicase, producing MQDPYYRLAPFIQEYIYAQGWSSLRPIQAEACRVLFDTDQHLLIAAGTASGKTEAAFLPALTLLHENPSRSVGAIYISPIKALINDQFDRLTDLLRFADLPVWAWHGDVSQSRKKKLLANPRGILQITPESLESLLINKSSDIDRIFGDLRFVIIDEVHAFIGSDRGCQILCQLSRLAKLTGNQPRRIGLSATLGDYSLAEAWLRADTSPSVTTPKIEGAARKIQLSIEHFYDPGLVVRAKGDTRDRVFNPYHLYLFQQTEGRKSLIFANGRTATEEAIAALREIAQAKGAPDIYHVHHGSISAALRETAEEAMRDGEKLAVTAATVTFEMGIDLGHLDRVLQLEAPASVASFLQRLGRSGRRGDTAEMRFVCAEDKPTGEEILPEQIPWQLLQAIAIIQLYIEEKWIEPAREMQYPFSLLYHQTMSTLAALGELSPSAIAQNVLKLPPFQSVTQDDFRLFLRHLIDIDHLEQTPTGGLIIGITAEKIINNFKFYAIFPDTEEYLVKHDGKAVGSIIVPPLEGDRFSLAGKTWEVIEVNAKKKTIVVIPSTKSVTSSSWRGSMGEIHTRVLRRMRKVLQESTMYPYLQPGAKRRLQEARELAQYKGFLHQPIQLIEEDVCCILPWIGTIPFRTLERFLRFYAKDALGLKSIKGRSPYFLIVRLGKCKLETLDHEIRSLANRRLEANMLLPDDEIPKLQKFDPYIPSELLRKSFMSDYLDLGELTTAIAKW